A genomic segment from Malaclemys terrapin pileata isolate rMalTer1 chromosome 1, rMalTer1.hap1, whole genome shotgun sequence encodes:
- the LOC128841051 gene encoding uncharacterized protein LOC128841051 has protein sequence MESQDRKRAPAWTGREVRDLLTVLGDESVLAELHSSKRNGKVLEKVSKAVKDRGHNRDTQQCRVKIKELRQAYHKAREANGRSGAEPQTCRFYAELHTILGGAATTTPTMCYDSVNGETHREEGSGNEEDEDGGNVGSSQQQGSRETGFPNSQDMFVTLDLEPVTPELTQDPEGTQETSAANVSPSQRLVNIRKRKRRTRDDMFTELQMSSHADRAQNAWRQSMSDMRKAQYEREERWRAEWRDEKSKWRAEDDRWRQLADRRQESMLRLLEHQTDMLQCMVELQERQQEQRPPLQPLCNQQPSSPSSIASSPRRPRTQWGGLRPPSHSTPDDCPSIRRLAFNKS, from the exons atggagtcccaggatcgcaaaagagctccagcatggaccggacgggaggtacgggatctgctcaccgtattgggagatgaatcagtgctagctgaactccatagcagtaaaagaaatggcaaagtattagaaaaggtctccaaggccgtgaaggaccgaggccataacagggacacacagcagtgccgcgtgaaaattaaggagctacggcaagcctaccacaaagccagagaagcaaatggaaggtccggggcagaaccgcaaacttgccgcttctacgcggagctgcataccattctagggggtgcagccaccactaccccaaccatgtgctatgactccgtcaatggagaaacacacagggaagagggttcggggaatgaggaagatgaagatggaggtaatgtaggtagctcacagcagcaaggaagcagagaaaccggtttccccaacagccaggatatgtttgtcaccctggacctggaaccagtaacccccgaactcacccaagaccctgagggcacacaggagacctctg ctgcaaatgtttctccttcgcagaggctagtgaacattagaaagagaaaacggaggacacgggacgatatgttcacggagctccagatgtcctcccatgctgatagagcacagaatgcgtggaggcagtcaatgtcggacatgagaaaagcacaatatgaacgagaggagaggtggcgggctgaatggcgggatgaaaagagcaagtggcgggctgaagatgataggtggcgtcagcttgcagacagaaggcaagagtcaatgctccgtctgctggagcatcaaactgatatgctccagtgtatggttgagctgcaggaaaggcagcaggagcagagaccgccgctacagcccctgtgtaaccaacagccctcctccccaagttccatagcctcctcacccagacgcccaagaacacagtgggggggtctccggccacccagtcactccaccccagatgattgcccaagcatcagaaggctggccttcaataagagttaa